The following nucleotide sequence is from Methanolinea sp..
TCGGTATGCAGAACTCCGACTTCGGCGGCATGGAAAATGTAGGGAACACTACAATTACCATGAACCGGATCATGCCCTATCCACAGATGACCGATCCGGCGTTCGAATACATGGTAAGGGTCAAAGTACATGAGTTCTACCACAACCTGAACGGGTCTGAAGTTACCGGCATGACGCCGTTTGAGCTCTGGCTCAACGAGGCGGTGACGGCATTCATGGAGAACCGGTACCATGCCAGGCTCTTTGGCGAGGACTATTCCCGGCTCGGGACCGTGCTCGGCCTATTCGCACCATCAACTGGCACCTTCGCGCTCGATGCCGGGGCGGCATCGCTTCCTATCGAGCCTGATGGCTTCAACGATCCAAACGACCTGATTACCGGCATCACCTATGTCAAGGCGGCGGAATTTGTCCGTATGATCGAGACTCTCATGGGAAGGGAGCAGTTTGCCCGGGGGCTCGACAGATACCACACCCAGTACCGGCACGGGAATGCCACCTGGCAGCAGTGGATTGTTGCAATGGAGGAGGTTTCCGGTCAGGACTTCTCCACTATGGCCCGGGTCTGGCTGAAGCAGACCGGGTTTCCCGTTGTTACGGTGTCAGGGGAGTATGATCGGGAGCACCGGAGGTTCCGGATGAACCTGCGCCAGGTAGTTCCCGGGAACGCTGCTCCCTGGCCTCTGCCCTTCCGGGCAGCGCTGGTTAATAGAGATGGCCGTGATTGTGCCGAGACCCTCGTCCGCCTGGAGGGCCGAGAGGCAGAAATTACATTCGAAGACGTAGATGAGCCAGCGTTCCTTTCCCTGAACCGGGAATACTCGTTCTACGGCAAGGTGAAAAATGATGTCGACCCGGCCGCGCTCCGCCTCCAGGCCGAAGTCGATAGCGATGCGGTGAACCGATTCATTGCCTTATACCGGCTTACCGAACAGGAGATCATCGGCCTGGTCGATAGTCCCGCACGAACTCCCTCAGGAGAATATCTCGACTTGTATTTCCGCCTTCTCTCCAACCGGGATCGATTCCTTGCCCTGGGAGGACTACCCCTGACCCTGTATGACACGGTCGATTCCCCTGTATATGCCCACCGGTACCGAGCCCTCTATGATGCCCGGCGTGGCATTGAGACTGCCCTCGCCATCCGATACGGAAAAGAGATCCGGAAGATCTACGAATCACTTCAACCGGAGGTTCCGCTCACCGCCCCGATGGAGGTACAGGTTCCGGCGATCAAGGAGCGGCAGATCCGGAATATCTGCCTCTCCCTCCTTGCGACCCTCGATACACCGGAAATTCACGATCTGGTGCGCTCGCAATTCGATACGGGGAAGGTGGCCACCGACCGCCTGCATGCCTTCTCCCTTTACCTGCAGAGCACCGCTCCGGACCGGCTGGAAGTGATGGAAGCAGCTGGGCGGCAGGCGTCTGCCCATCCCGTCTCGTGGGAGGCGTTCCTGGCGGTGGTCGGGAATTGCTCGGCCCCAGACTCCGTGGCACTGATTCGCAGGGCAGCGGGGTTACCCTGGTTCAGAGTGAACCAGGTCAACGATCACCGGGCTCTTTATGGATCCTTTGCCGCTAACCGGAAGATCTCACTCCAGACCGAGGAAGGGAGGCAACTTTTTAGGGAAATCCTGCTGGAGCTCGCCCCGGTAAACCAGAACTCGGTCGTATCCCTGCTCAGGGCTTTTGGGGCCATCGACCTGATGGAGGAAGAATACCACCTCCCGCTCATCGGCCTGCTCGTCACGGTCAGGGATCAGCTCGATCCCGACACATCTGCCGTTATCCACCATACCATCCGGCGACTCCTCATGGGTGCTCCCAAGGCGGTCCATGCCTGGGAATCAGTTAATGGTCCCCTGGCCGGGATCTCCTGACCACATGGCGGTTCGTCTACCTGGAGATGGCTTTTTCCTGCCTTCTCGACCAGAGCTCAAGGCCAATACCGGTGGCAATTCCAATGATGCTGCCGAGGATGATGCCAGCACTCTTGTCTCCGGCAAGATAACCCAGCGGCAGCCAGAGAGCAAGCCCGACAGCGAGGCCGAGTGCAAGGCCGATCCCCTTTCCAAGCGGTGTGCCGAGCAGCGCCTTCATCCTCCTGGCCACGAGTATCAGGCTGAACACGAGGAAGATGATAATGAGGACTGATAAGATGAGGTTGAATTCCATAGTAGTCGTATTGCTCCTGGAGCGCGAAAAGAATTCTCATGGCAGGGGAACTCCCCCGCATACCGCGTATCTCAACGCCAAGCTCCGGACAATGCCCGGAAAGCATCAGTTTTTTGCCATCCAGTTGTAGCAGCCTAACAGTTCCATGGCCTCGATCTGGAAATAAAAAAAAGAAACGGGGCCTGCCCCTTCGAAAGGGCAGACTATGCACCGTCCTTGGGTTTCTTATTCCCGGGACGAGGCTTTATATGCCACCTGACCTCGAAACCGGGTTGCTTGCCGACAGACGTCCCCTTTACATCCCGGCCAGCTACATGAAGGAGCGGTCTGGCATATTCCGATATGGTGCGGCGCTGGCAGGATCGCACCAGGTGACTGTGTGCATTCCTGATCCACACCCGAAGCATCTCTCCCGGTGTGGGACACCCCCTGTGTGCGAAGTCACATCAGGTGCAATTTGCCATGCCCGTACGATCATCCCGCCGGTTGGCCGTTCAACGGTTATCCAGATCGATCGGCCAGTGGGTGGGTGCATTGAATGTAGGCTGCAGGTACTCCCGGATCTGGATGGACTGGTAGACGAAACCCGCTCATGTTCGAAAGCAGGTGTTTTTTGCGATTTTTACATGAGGGAGTAGGCATAAGAATATAGGGAGGAACACCAACTATTCAGATGCCTACGGGTTTGTTGTAGGGGTACAGGCGGGCCATCGCATGGTTCACCCACGCCCCTACTGATGGACAGGTCTTCTTGAGTGCCAATATTAATACCCTCCATAAATGTTCATCGCAGCAATTAATTCAAGCCTGAACATTTGATGATTCACAAATGGAGCAATATCCTGCACTTTCTGTGAGAACACAACCTGCAACTGCGATGCCTGACTGTTTATAGGTGACAACAGCGGTTTTGTCCTGCCTTAACCATGGGAAAGTCTCCACGGTGCCTCTTTGTATTGGCCGATCGTATCCGCCACTTCTTTCCGGATCGGTATCCCCCCGGGCTTGCCAATTTCTTTAAGCCCCATGGGACACCGCCCGTGGTCCACTCTCGGAGGTGACTCCCGCGGTCCTCATCTTTCTGGCTGGCTTTCTGGCATTCCTATCGTCGTTTACTGCACCTTCGAAACCTGCCTGAAAGAAGCAAGGAAAGGAGTGTGAGAGATTCCAGGTTGTTGTAACCTGGGTGATCTGCAGCCTCAGTACCCTGTTGCTGATGCATGCCAGGGAGCTCCCGGCATAGGTGATCGTTGTTCATCCCAGGAAGAGGAATGCGATATAGACGACATATCCCCCCAGGAGGGTACCACCGGCAATCCGTGTGACCGAGGAGCGTCTACTGAGGAGCGGGATAATGCCAATGGAGAAGAGGCAGAGAACCACAGGACTCCAGTCCAAAGGAATCGGGACTTTGCGGCCAAGGGCATTGATCCCCCCGATTAAGAGCAGATTGAAAATGTTGCTGCCGAGAATATTTCCCATGGCGATACCCGTGCTCTTTTTCACGGCAGCCACAACAGAGGTCGCGAGTTCAGGAAGCGAAGTCCCGAGAGCCACCATGGAGAGTCCGATAACAAGAGGAGAGATGCCAAAAGCGAGCGCGATCTCCACGGCGCCGGTCAGGAACATGTGTGCACCAAGAATGACCGCTGCGAGCCCTCCTCCGGTGAGGAGGAGTGGGTAAGGGACTTGTTCATCAGACATGGAATCAACCAGGGGATCCGACCTCCAGAGAGAGAAGAGGATTGCGAGAAACACGCCAAGGAACACAATGCCTGATACGGTATCGAGCATCCCCCGCATGGTGAACAGAACAAAAACAGCAGTCGCCCCAAGGACCATGAGGCTCGTCCTGATGCCAGTGCTCCGTGACGATGTATTGCAGAACGTGGCCGGTTGGAACAGGGCGATCAGGCCGAGAATGAGACCGATATTGGCTATGTTGCTTCCGACAATATTGCCAAACCCGATACCGTAATCCCCCCCGGCGAACGCCTCTGTGGTCACCACCAGCTCAGGAAGCGAGGTCCCGAACGCGATTATT
It contains:
- a CDS encoding M1 family metallopeptidase, with the translated sequence MALQEGSRLFRYYPEDFGELTVRVIHMDLVFDIHDKYTKATSVLTAEVLDKPVREVALNANNLEILAVSCDTAAVTTEYQLNRNLLCIRFDRELSPHSRFSIRTETVCHPSDHLLEGLYYDRTPEGAPPTQISQCQQWGFQRIVPCIDDMTAKCTYTTTIIADERYTNLLSNGDVSIPRHRSGPGRVSITYDNTITPMAPYLFFLCVGTYETFTREFEYPDGEQFGLELLVPVGSDPVIAGCALQVLADAILWVYLFTGPGSFHQTREKEEIHSLVRERDRLKDEQGDAIKLGKVRERLRELADAIVPGYRYTGTVYREIGMQNSDFGGMENVGNTTITMNRIMPYPQMTDPAFEYMVRVKVHEFYHNLNGSEVTGMTPFELWLNEAVTAFMENRYHARLFGEDYSRLGTVLGLFAPSTGTFALDAGAASLPIEPDGFNDPNDLITGITYVKAAEFVRMIETLMGREQFARGLDRYHTQYRHGNATWQQWIVAMEEVSGQDFSTMARVWLKQTGFPVVTVSGEYDREHRRFRMNLRQVVPGNAAPWPLPFRAALVNRDGRDCAETLVRLEGREAEITFEDVDEPAFLSLNREYSFYGKVKNDVDPAALRLQAEVDSDAVNRFIALYRLTEQEIIGLVDSPARTPSGEYLDLYFRLLSNRDRFLALGGLPLTLYDTVDSPVYAHRYRALYDARRGIETALAIRYGKEIRKIYESLQPEVPLTAPMEVQVPAIKERQIRNICLSLLATLDTPEIHDLVRSQFDTGKVATDRLHAFSLYLQSTAPDRLEVMEAAGRQASAHPVSWEAFLAVVGNCSAPDSVALIRRAAGLPWFRVNQVNDHRALYGSFAANRKISLQTEEGRQLFREILLELAPVNQNSVVSLLRAFGAIDLMEEEYHLPLIGLLVTVRDQLDPDTSAVIHHTIRRLLMGAPKAVHAWESVNGPLAGIS
- a CDS encoding sodium:calcium antiporter; this encodes MIIPLVLFIIGLALLLKGASIAVRGAEGLALRFGVAPATIGLTIIAFGTSLPELVVTTEAFAGGDYGIGFGNIVGSNIANIGLILGLIALFQPATFCNTSSRSTGIRTSLMVLGATAVFVLFTMRGMLDTVSGIVFLGVFLAILFSLWRSDPLVDSMSDEQVPYPLLLTGGGLAAVILGAHMFLTGAVEIALAFGISPLVIGLSMVALGTSLPELATSVVAAVKKSTGIAMGNILGSNIFNLLLIGGINALGRKVPIPLDWSPVVLCLFSIGIIPLLSRRSSVTRIAGGTLLGGYVVYIAFLFLG